GGGTTTTGGGTTGGCTGGAGGTTGGGGTACGCGTAGTTCACATCTCTGCCGGCCCCAGCCAAAGCGCAGGCAGAGCTGGATCCCGTGGTAGGTCGCATGTGCGCCCCAAGCCTGGAGGACCAAGAGCGCCTGCCCTACACCAACGCCACGCTGCAGGAGATCCAGAGCGTCTTCAGCGTGCTACCACTGGAGCTGCCGCGTGCCCTCACCTGTGACGCCCACATGCACGGCCACTTCCTGCCCAAGGTGCCCACCAAGACTGGGGATCCTGCGCAGGAGCTGGGCAGGGCCTATTAACAGAGATCAGCAGGCCTAAGCGTCCAGAGCGCTGACTCTGGGAGCAAGAAAGTAGGCGGCCTTCCTTGCCGCTGGCTTCGAAATGGGGTCTTGGATGGATGTTTGGAAGAGTCGCTTGCCAATTTTTCAAGTAACCCTTGCACATTGCCCCAGGGCACCTTCATGATTCCTCTCGTGTCTGCACACCAGGATCTCACCCGATTTAAGGACCCAGACTGTTTCAATCCCACCAACTTCCTGAATGACAAGGGTGAGTTCCAGAGCAACAACTCCTTCATGCCCTTTGCCCCAGGtgtgggctgggcagggaggggaccaGCCTGGACATGCCGTggggtgcatgggtttctcattccACACCCCCATGTCCCAGGAAGGCAATGTGCCTGGGTGCAGGCCTGGCCCGATCCGAGGTCTTCCTCACCTCCATTCTCCAGCAGTTCTGCCTGCTCCCTGTGGGGAGCCCCGCCAACATCGACCTCACCCCACAGTGCACTGACCTGGGCAACGTGCCCCCAGCCTTCCAACTCTGTATGGTGGCCCGCTGAAGCCAGGTTCAGCCACCCTCTGCTCACTGGCTTTCAGACCTCCTTACCCTCTTTGGTCAATAAAGGCCCTGAATTGCAGATGGAGGGGTCTTCTTACCAACAGGGAGTGAGAGAGTCAGTCAGATGTGTGCAGCTCTGaggtaaacttttatttcttggcTGACAGGACTTGCAGACCTATGCTCCTCCCAGCACCTTTTATCCTGCCCAAGCAGCGGCAGCCTAGTCCAAAAGGTGCCATGGCCAAAGGGGTTGGGGAGTCACTTCACATTCCAAGCTGGAGGAGTGGGGGGCTTGGGGATACTCCCCCACAAACCTTTGCCAGCAAGAGGCCATGACTCACCCCAACCCCAAATCCTGCATTCTGGCGGGAGGTGGCAATGCCTCCTTCCAGCTCTCCAAACCTGAGAGGGACATGCATGACCAGACAGGGCAGGACACAGGCCCCCAGCTCCAGTAATGGCAGTCCCCAACACCGGCCTCTGCCCAGGTCACAaccccagcccccatcccaggGCAGCAGAggtctctcctcctccttggtCCTCAGCGATGGATGGAGCCCTCCACACCAGGCAGAACAGAGGCAAAGTCAGAAGCAGCGGCAGTGGCAGGGAAGGAGCAGGCACCGTGACTGGCAGCACCGGGCCCAGGGCTCTCCCGAAGTCAGGGCAAGCTGTCTGTCCGTGCAGCTCTGGGGCTAGACACTAGGTGGGCGTAGTCGGCTGTGATACAGGTACTTGGACACCTTTCTGTCCTGATGCTGGGGGTGAAGGGGGACAGGAGACTGAGTCATCAGGAACGGAACTAAGAGGCCAAGGAAACCTGGGAAGATGGGGAGATGACCAGAAGAGATGGGGCTCATGCTGGGGATACCAGGAGAGTGAACTGTCTAGGGAAGGTCGGCAAAGATGGGGAAAAATGAGTGACAGGATTCAGTGAGAGACTGATGAGGTGGCTTGAGGCCTAGGGAGGTACATGGAATAGGAAGGACTTGAGGGAGGGGACACTGTTTGGGAAGCCGGTACCTAGCTGATACTTGTCTTTGGCTGCTGCTCGCTCCTTGGCATCAAAATACCAGACAGTGATGGCGTACCTGGTGGCATAGGCTGGTTTCACCTCATGGGGGTTCCGCCGATCAGACCAGAAAATGAGCAGCCGGTCAAAGAGTGGCTCAATGTTGACTTGTCTTTGGCTGCTGCTCGCTCCTTGGCATCAAAATACCAGACAGTGATGGCGTACCTGGAGACCAGAGCAGCCCCAGAGGGTGGTTAGAGATCACTTTTCTTCAATTCCAGCCATTATATCCACCCCGAGCCTCCCCCTCTTGGCACGCCATCACTTCCTAGTCACTTCAGGGGTCTGACAAGACTTTGCTGGCACAGGGGGAGCACCTGGGCACATTCCCGAAGTATGGACCATACCTGGTGGCATAGGCTGGTTTCACCTCATGAGGGTTCCGCCGATCAGACCAGAAAATGAGCAGCCGGTCAAAGAGTGGCTCAATGTTGGCTACCACGGGACGGCCCTCAGGGAATATCTGTAGCAGGCCGCCATGCACCTGAAGGCAGGCCAGAGGATGAGGCAGCAGGCTGGGAGTCCTGCCTAGAGCCCCCGCCTTGCACTGCCGGCCCCCAGGAGCCCACCAGGGGGCATTATAACTGCACACATCACTCCCTCCCACCACTCAGGCTCTCAAAATGAATGACAACCCAGAGTCTGCATCACCATGGAGATGGGCAGGAAGCTACTTAAGAAGACAGGAAATGGGGCGGGGGAGGTGCTCGttaggctgggggctgggcagacAGCACCATTCCCCAAAGAGGGGGAACTGCCGCCACACAGTCCGCTGAGGAGGAGGTCCCATTTCCCAGAAAGAGCCACTGGGCACATTCCACCGCCCCCCAGTGGgttgggaagaggaaggggacaaTGCTAGAAGCTGAGCTGGGAAAGGAAAATGCAATGGATGCACGCCACGCCACCCCACCCTCAACATCCTACCTTGACGTCCCAGTTCTGATTCAGGTAATAGATGCAGGTGATGCAGCGCCCATCGCCATGGGGATTGTCAACGTGTCTCACGTACCCCAGCCCGTTACCTGGGTAACATGCCACCATGGCCTGGCAGAGACGGATGGAGAGGGTTTACTGAGGCTAGCTGGCAGCGACTTTTGAGGAAGCAGCCATCACCTCCTCTTTCTCACCCCTCTCAGCCCCTCATCTTTCCTCAGGTGTCCTGGGTTCCAAGGGTTCCAGCACCCAGACTTTCTCCTTTTCCAGCCAAGCCTCCAGCCACACACCTCACGCCCCTACCCCCACCGCGTCTGGCGCCGACATGTAGCTCAATGAGCAACTGAGGACTTGGTTTTTTAAAGATAACCTGACCCCACGTCAGACATTTCACTAGGATAAAAGCAATTTAAACATTTCCTGGTGTGCAGGGATGTGGCCTCACAGCCCCACACCAGGAGTTCTCTCCTTGAGCTGTAGAGTTGGAATGACCTGGGACACTGATACCCAGGCCCACCTCAGAGGTTCTGATGTACCTGGTCTCAGGTGGAGCCTGGAATTTTTAAAGgttccccaggtaattctaatgtgcagcaacgttgagaaccactgaccttaACTATAAAGAATACCCGCTAAATAATCTGTCTCCTACACAACTGAACAGGTACCAAAACCTAGAATGTGACCAGAACCTGAGATCTAATCCCACCTCCAAGGATAACCTGCCAAGTAGCCTTGGACAGTCTCGTCACCTGAATGGGCCTCAAAAcgcctcatttgtaaaatggggctaataaacACCTTCGGTTTACAGCAGTAGCATGAACCCCTCTGAGAACATGACTTTGGAGGCTCCTGACCTGCACAGATCCGAGTCAGACCTTGTTCCAGGTCTCGGCTTCTGTGTGTACAGGTCTAGCCACGGGGTTCTCGCCACTGCCCTAGGCAGCCCTGGCCATTCTGAGTcctgggcctagccactccgggCCTGTTTCTCATCAGGTACCCAGCAAAATGATGGATGTGATGTGAGGAAAAGGGCCCAGGTGTTCCTGCAGACCTATgtcctgggttcaagtctcagtGCTGCCACATAAGCTCTGATGTGGGGCAGATGACTGAACTTCCCCGTCTCCAGTTCCTCATCCACGAAATGGAGCTAACAACTACTTTTTTGGAGATTTTGCCGGTTTTGCtcaagggtggggtggggaaaggggtccAGTGCTGCAACCTCTTCCCGCACAACCCATGGCCACAGCAGCCAGAGGCCCCTTACTCCAGCTCACCACTGCTCAAACCCCTTCAAGTTCCTCGCTGCATCCCAAGAGAACACAAATCCCTGACCACAGCCTCCAAGGCCACTAGCCTCATACACCATCTCCAGCCTCGAAATCCTCCTCACTCTTCTCTGACCAGGCCAAGCTCATCCTCAAGGCCTCTGCACCTGCCTGAACACTCTTCCACTGGTTCCCCTTGTTATTCAGGTCTCAGGACCAGGAGCACCTTGAGTCCTCTAGCTGAAGGCACCTGGGCTGATTTCCCATTCCATCCCTCTCAATGCAAAATCAGCACAGGTACCTGTTTACCTAGTACTGGCCCCTAGGGCCAGGCCTGTCTCCCTAGTGCCAGAGAGGTAGCTGCTGATTAAAAGTACTCCTCTGGGTCTCAGGGCCTCCATTCCGTCCTTCCTGTGCACCCTCACAGGGTCTCCCACCATGCAGGCAGGGACACACTCTGTAGTCTGTCAGGGAATGGGGCTCCTGTGTGTGTGAAGGGCACAGGAACAGGCCCTTTaaggcccccctccccccacatatACTCAcctgggagtggggctgggggtggcatCCTCCGGCCCCAGAGAAGCATCTACTTCCTGCCCCCACAAGGGAAGGGACAACAACCAGAGTAACACGGAAACTTGCTCCCCATACTTCCATCTCCAGGAAGGGGCAGCTAGGATCACTGTGCAtgcacccaccccccaccccccccacaccccccttCGATCAGAATCCCAGGTCTCAGCCAAGAGCAgcaggccccacctccaaactgCTCTTAAAGGGGCCTCCCGGGGTCACCTATGGCAGTCTTTGATGGCAATGGGAGTCAATCCCCTCCCACCTGCAGGTCAACTGAGCAGAGGAActagggagaggaagaaggcaaaAGAACTCGGGGGCCACCGAGAGGCAGGTTGCTACCAGCCGAAACCACACTGGTGACCCACCCCCCGACATCGTGACCACCCCACACTGTCTTACTCCAGAGCCTGGGGAGGGAGCCCAGATGTTGCCCTCTGAAGGCGAGGAAGCCTGCAGTTGCTGCCtcactggggcaggggagggtctGAGAGGAACTCCAGGGGCTGGGTTGGCTCTTCCCCTCCCTGCTTAGTCCAGCCAGGCTTGTTCTTACCTCCCAGGGCTAAGAAGTCTCAacacccaccccaccacccctccAGGGCCCTGCTCCCAACCACATCCAAGGCACCAAAGGAAAAGAGATCTgcgccctctcccctcccctcctgaaaTGGCCACAGCCTGGCTGGGGAGTTAACCTGGTTTTCCTATCCTGTGGATGAgcaaacggaggctcagagaagcatcCTGCCTTTGGCCACTCAACTCTTGTGGTCTCCCCACCAACCTCCCTCCTGTGAGGATGGGTGACCCTGGGGAGAAGCTGCTGAACACCTTGTGGCTAGGGAGATTCCCACTGATCTCTCCTGCCCCTGGGAGGGGCCGCCTCTGGCCCTCCAGCTACCAAAGTaacaggagggagagggaagcaggacaaGTTCCAGCTGGGGTGGGGAAGCCAGTATGGCTTCAGCCCGGGGGAGCCCTAGTCCCCGAGCCAGCTCCAGCCTGAGACAGAAGCTGCAGAGACAGAACCCAAGATGGgatctgagggaggagggagaggacatCAGGAGCACAGCCTCATGCCTGCAGGGCAAAACACAGTCTGTGCCATCAGCCAGGCATCTCTGGTGCTGTGCAGTGGACACTCCCTACAGGGCCTTGTCCAAACACCACCAAACCTTGGACTCAAGGCCAGGATCCTCACACCCCTCCACGAGGAGAATTAACATGTCAGCAGGCCAAAAGGCCCTACGGACGACTGTCTTGTGCAGGGCTCCTAACCCCAGGTTCTTGAATGGGCAGCTGGAGGCCCAGAAGGCCCTGATCACTGACCATAAACTCCAATCAAATGAGCATTTTTCTTAAGACAGGGTCTGTGGTTTTTGGCAGATTCTTAAAAAGGCCcaggttccaaaaaaaaaaaggattaataaCTGCTACTctaaaacaagagaaagggacCAAGAAGAGATACAAGGGCAGAGGATCAAGGAAACAGACCAGAGCTGGATAAGGATAAAGTGATGGAGATACAGAACAGACAGGATGGAGGACAGGGTCtaggatggggagggatgggaaaGATGGGGACATAACCTCCACCTGGGCTGGCAAACAGCCACCCCCACAAAGCCGTCCGTGATGCAAATGCCATAGTATGGCATACAGTGCACAATGTAGCCCAGCACCAAGCACAGTGGGCAGTGCCTCCTCCCTAAGCCCGGCATCGGCCTCACCACTGccaccctcccccctccaccttcTGGTTCTCCTACCCGGGAGACAGAACAGACAGACCAGAGACAGACAATGGACAGGATGGACTAGATATACACGAGTAGATGAAAAAATAAGGgaacagggaagaacaaagacAGGGGCAGACAGGCAGGTACAGACGGCAGAGGCAGAAACCTGTGCCTGTCTACACTGAACATTCTTGGTCTAGGATCCATGAACAGACATCAGGCGGCTGTGAACGCCACTATGGCCCATTCAGATGTGGGGCTATGACTGTCGGCACCTCTCCTCAGGTTCTTCAAGAGGATCCCTGGCAGGGTCAAGAACCATGGTGACTACAGGCCAAACCCATGGTTTACAGGTACACAAACTAAGGCCACAGGGAGTGAGAGCCCAAAGTGAGCTCCCTCCAACAGTCCCTGCGCCAGAGCTGCCTGAACTCTTTTGTGACCCCAGAAGCCTATCTCCAAACCCACTGGTGCTCAGAGCACTAGGCATCCAACAAGTGCtgggcagccccccaccccaccacccggTCCCTGCAGCCTCACCTTGGTGCGCCCATTGATGACGTAGCTGCCCAGCCTCCCAGCACAGTGGCGGATTACAGCATCCACGTGGGCCATGAGGGCACCGATGCTTCGGCAGCCTGGCTCATGGCCTTCCACCCAGGCAATCTGGTCCCCACGGATGCTGCGTGGCGGGATAGCCCGCTGGCTCACTAGCTGCCCATCACGCAGGCGCCCGCCCCGCTTCAGGGCCTCCACCTCTGCCAGCACTCGGCCACCCAGTGCCGCCCCCAGGAAGCTGTCCTTGACGCAGATGCCATAGTACCGCATGCAGGGCACAATATAGTCCAGGGCCAGGCGCTCAGGCGCAGCGGGCAGCACCTCCTCCCTCAGCCCGGCGCTGGCCTCGCCGCTGCCACTGCTGCAGCCCTCcccctccgcctccgcctcctgGTTCTCCTGCCTGGCCCAGGGCCGcttgctgggggcgggggcatcCCCACCATCCTCTGCCCATTTCCGTTTGGGGGCCTCGGGCCGGGCGCCCTGGGCTGCCAGTCGCCGGCACCCCTTGGTGACCAGTGCCGCAGCACCCTCACT
The DNA window shown above is from Physeter macrocephalus isolate SW-GA unplaced genomic scaffold, ASM283717v5 random_193, whole genome shotgun sequence and carries:
- the EGLN2 gene encoding prolyl hydroxylase EGLN2 isoform X1; the protein is MDSPCQPQPLSQALPQLPGSVSEPLEPSRARMGVESYLPCPLLSYHRPGGPGEASAGSGTPRATATSTTASPLREGFGGQDGGELRPLQSEGAAALVTKGCRRLAAQGARPEAPKRKWAEDGGDAPAPSKRPWARQENQEAEAEGEGCSSGSGEASAGLREEVLPAAPERLALDYIVPCMRYYGICVKDSFLGAALGGRVLAEVEALKRGGRLRDGQLVSQRAIPPRSIRGDQIAWVEGHEPGCRSIGALMAHVDAVIRHCAGRLGSYVINGRTKAMVACYPGNGLGYVRHVDNPHGDGRCITCIYYLNQNWDVKVHGGLLQIFPEGRPVVANIEPLFDRLLIFWSDRRNPHEVKPAYATRYGPYFGNVPRCSPCASKVLSDP
- the EGLN2 gene encoding prolyl hydroxylase EGLN2 isoform X2; amino-acid sequence: MDSPCQPQPLSQALPQLPGSVSEPLEPSRARMGVESYLPCPLLSYHRPGGPGEASAGSGTPRATATSTTASPLREGFGGQDGGELRPLQSEGAAALVTKGCRRLAAQGARPEAPKRKWAEDGGDAPAPSKRPWARQENQEAEAEGEGCSSGSGEASAGLREEVLPAAPERLALDYIVPCMRYYGICVKDSFLGAALGGRVLAEVEALKRGGRLRDGQLVSQRAIPPRSIRGDQIAWVEGHEPGCRSIGALMAHVDAVIRHCAGRLGSYVINGRTKAMVACYPGNGLGYVRHVDNPHGDGRCITCIYYLNQNWDVKVHGGLLQIFPEGRPVVANIEPLFDRLLIFWSDRRNPHEVKPAYATRYAITVWYFDAKERAAAKDKYQLASGQKGVQVPVSQPTTPT